A single region of the Drosophila takahashii strain IR98-3 E-12201 chromosome 2R, DtakHiC1v2, whole genome shotgun sequence genome encodes:
- the Spn42Dd gene encoding serine protease inhibitor 42Dd, translating into MYYLFLILWATSVACQASEEIYQLLAKSHANQNLIVSPVSIEVILSMVYMGAGGSTAQELQSALRLPSGDKQAVATKYAELLNQLQGQEKEQGATLKLANRIYVNDQYGLQEDYNLAVREPFKAEAESISLANGPLAAGRINQWVLSQTGGKIKDMIDPGSMTSDVKALLVNAIYFKGQWESKFEPDKTRSSTFQVSADQNVTVPMMMQMGTFRANYFRDLDAQVIELPYQNSNLSMTIFLPRDVGGLSALEEKISGFARPLEANEVYVKLPRFKIEFRDELKETLEKLGIRELFTDNSDLGGLFADKSGGKVSQVSHKAFLEVNEEGAEAAAATSVSVTNRAGFSMFFVADHPFAFVIRDPNTIYFQGHVVSP; encoded by the exons ATGTATTACTTGT TCCTCATTCTGTGGGCCACTTCTGTGGCCTGCCAGGCCTCCGAGGAGATCTACCAGCTGCTGGCCAAGAGCCATGCCAACCAGAACCTCATCGTCTCGCCAGTTTCCATAGAGGTAATCCTCAGCATGGTCTACATGGGTGCAGGAGGGTCGACGGCGCAGGAGCTGCAAAGTGCCCTGAGATTGCCTTCCGGGGACAAGCAGGCGGTGGCCACCAAATACGCGGAACTCCTCAACCAACTTCAGGGTCAGGAGAAGGAGCAGGGAGCCACACTGAAGCTGGCCAACCGCATCTACGTGAACGATCAGTACGGCCTGCAAGAGGATTACAATCTGGCTGTGCGGGAACCCTTCAAGGCCGAGGCGGAGTCCATTAGTCTGGCAAATGGCCCCCTGGCTGCTGGGCGAATCAACCAGTGGGTGCTCAGCCAAACGGGTGGCAAGATCAAGGACATGATCGATCCCGGCAGCATGACGTCCGATGTCAAGGCCCTGCTGGTCAACGCCATCTACTTCAAGGGCCAGTGGGAGTCCAAGTTTGAGCCAGATAAAACGAGATCCTCCACCTTCCAAGTGTCCGCCGACCAGAATGTCACTGTCCCAATGATGATGCAGATGGGGACTTTCAGGGCCAACTACTTCCGAGACCTGGACGCACAAGTCATCGAGCTGCCGTACCAGAACTCCAACCTGTCCATGACCATCTTCCTGCCCCGCGATGTTGGAGGCCTGAGCGCGCTGGAGGAGAAGATCTCTGGATTCGCCCGGCCGCTGGAGGCCAATGAGGTGTATGTGAAGCTGCCCAGGTTCAAAATCGAGTTTCGAGACGAACTTAAAGAGACCTTAGAGAAG CTGGGCATCCGAGAGCTTTTCACCGACAACTCTGATTTAGGTGGCTTGTTCGCCGATAAGTCAGGCGGAAAAGTCAGCCAAGTCTCGCACAAGGCGTTCCTGGAGGTGAACGAGGAGGGGGCAGAGGCCGCGGCTGCCACAT CTGTTTCCGTCACGAATCGAGCCGGCTTTTCTATGTTCTTCGTCGCCGATCATCCCTTCGCCTTCGTCATTCGCGATCCGAACACCATATACTTCCAGGGCCATGTTGTCAGTCcttaa